The Plasmodium brasilianum strain Bolivian I chromosome 14, whole genome shotgun sequence genome contains a region encoding:
- a CDS encoding formin 2, whose product MNYKHLERNHKETKKKKNEQRSTTNEKEKDENKHGENSNYDHNDLEMKVEQNDSMSRKKRIAKDTLWNIENFKEAEENVMCSNKFAINDISDDNMNDKEKIIFDHFGNMERKKYLIGAQKRRGNDTYKNRVNDNKYNQITGLNLSNYLLVPDEIRHKYTKTYLFQISKRLLVMKKPWRLPKNVELQINNVYHLSNYIKVLERISSEYLNDPPINYYFRGLELYNKNVFANIDYLLKKVDIKKNPKNVQYTNLIKVNECYYDLSTFGKSQNTIFYQSYVIWDIHGSSLTLEQEYDSLFDSQIMDYNFGEKEYPNLKYILSICSSILFWLNFNKKDNFAIINYHRSSSFILLIFSCVMLVLDNSLSFDQIQEILYKSSKINNSDKENEEDNMKNTDISSNYFGNEYQNYSNNENSDTMFNMLCKKSGERGLCGISGNTSSSKIPNNKKYRNNDDENNCFSNVVYTNKREVSDSGHIYRFNNFINLDDSNFMDNLNKKDNIFSKKEYDKDDIDLCNKMQNHTLNLGSKSGMYDNELDNSKNKKRTKFSNSWGFGLTNRETCKNENKIKDHHFWIPFDYWKSSHKRYFFYMYELIKNKNKKIENIPFKLKSIIFSDYVVCSVSVEVYEIIYKDNKDLNLDLSSEYETDKSSEIPTEECPMDRGINEGYSVEGEGEGEEKEVEEERKQQRIHQQLLQRQRCTSYGEKESRQKMSPLDDILMDFGDTYTHCINEVREEEDKDRCFNRKISNEKGVINNRKHFYIDNNAMYSKIISCRNSQSEQEEPSNLNILNHAPSTHDDDVSFLENNKRNGKKQNINKLRDKNYYRTTKRVKNKISRASSVYNLSNCSDTYNENIEIESLHSFSVNSDINYKKNLEENKKVSNQHAHTTSGSSNHSFNLRHKMKQFVTTFSPRSFYSNSSVKSNSLVEHTRKHKNEDIQCGRTVQRGEKKGDMFFNRKTKTVDYNENKDSAYVADRCMSSHKMKNIREMSKKEEEGREEEEEEKEEISVGELGNKKNNQKKEEKKYNFLSKNRNKSKKKAENKTKASSPAKSGYEYFLKCNNLSYNIISSYEKNKKKYVTIDFTHDAEGNTKEHIISGDILILIGHKNIEKFHKGFSSSYSFHSGFLRKATSEIIHIRKDDMDINSNYECYIPDSMKLSIVLDSATKNECMKAYKKSLKMNNKIEDLKELKMFEKKKLLSSNGAENGIFNFCENECEYSASDGKNHLWRKIDSVEKMKRKKMEIQKVKDEDYKGGKTEFKREGGRGGGEEKKGVEKWRNKIMKNKENEGEKEAEDEKEKNNEKEEEEEEENEGQEKKEGEETQQIRHPHSEGLHHKRTEKNEQRHNVDINNNKKIDFNSKINYNGYSLFSEKESKIKYNTINITQLLTSLFGFKHRQDKYSLMKKQNMGPLLPVKRSYSNLIPLKDYLQRQYEVITKPSESLYNFVKYHVQKVNFSLVHYLKNITYLSNLKIYFSLKVCNNDLNKSLNFIVSIWGVKMLKRKCCTNYKTALNKFSQYDNQFKKIKSGIYDVSIKSSSNSTKHANVLESLSEMECLSHTNVESYERINDSMSNYPEDVHNLWNEAHSVVYEDVNVKEISSSFNLEGGVLSSREWEKELKQYKVREMEIIEKSEVESKVKSEAKSEAKNEEKNKEKSEKQHDYINNKDSSEIITNIDGIKITKLEINKDYHKLRKDGSTEKKKANYVVKSEMEKYDEHKEEKIENIGNLIDDKSKINTELKIEDQISNNNEVLKKIEESKFFYAKLPSGELIKLKVKDTIDLSTHDSMPLLFIESIEDSEQLARALTVKLSEDFNKNENMISMKHKGHEDCLINDLEKLYDQTRNQKKNSIDTTLSIESESSTSFKYSTSFVDSFATSAIKFKEKEVQKEELTKADNVVSGANTPTNVSVNVGNWIELNKIDANKEEAGIMEAKLIEVKLAEGSMMEEKQIEVKEAKGTLMEHKRIEVKPTEGSMVEDKRNESKKLEGSIVEHKRIETNHAEGSECKQISDKQTKSNNVEAMLKKTKEKRPPPPLPASLQKISVPKAKIQSTPVDSEKKDGNNELGISKKCGKKMPAPPPLPALHLSKNKMGTKCKGALKKCPIKFSLKGSGKIQEKRPLGIKLHWQLLPSHKIEGTVFYEIKNEETKYNLINTKAVHKLFARVKAEKKIVKRSTEDKKKNNEEKLITVLDRTRAQNIGILLRFPISTQEIANKINTFNLENMSIDFLQKVLHILPTKEEGESIIQKLEIENIKEEKFRDVERKLIPFVYLDRCQCKIEICLFSLKYDKMINEIIKDLDIYDKAVKEVRSSVRLRALLNAVLKWGNYVNYGVSENEDLVALGFTLSSVLKLTEFKSSLDSSITSLHYITVSLCMYLPELNINCLENDLGSVLIASKMSSEAVDILLMSLDKEINYIKVQLKSSYEEMFKEKMKAILEDSESKYLNIQKRYEETKKAVHLLGIYLGEDIPKNNNLENIFIILSSIVENFTKCYKDILLNPKKFSIMLNDQNMLDQYNNIFIKKKNKTSNISKNCNTTNKSAITNEKFLIKEQSQVKAKVSKSLSFSNVKNNNNNSKSKFFQLRTQLLHDIQNRSLQKNTTSTTSNSRTSENEQPINQLSSKNALITFIKNKGELMFSENSKHLIESFTENGTGGGGRQVENISAKLREEKFFDEINENATIGGKLGESVIVGNEGSCDINTGIKTEGGVIKGKNINDNINVGDKISSNEKTNNKFVDGTNGSMRTSD is encoded by the coding sequence ATGAATTATAAGCATTTAGAGAGAAACCACAaagaaacaaagaaaaaaaagaatgaacaAAGAAGTAcaacaaatgaaaaagaaaaagatgagAATAAACATGGTGAAAATTCAAATTACGACCATAATGATCTGGAAATGAAAGTGGAACAGAATGATTCAAtgagtagaaaaaaaagaattgcaAAGGATACTCTTTggaatattgaaaattttaaagaggCTGAAGAAAATGTTATGTGTTCTAATAAATTTgctataaatgatatatcaGATGATAATATGAATGATAAGGAGAAAATCATTTTTGACCATTTTGGAAAtatggaaagaaaaaaatatctcATTGGAGcacaaaaaagaagaggaaaTGATACGTACAAAAACAGAGtgaatgataataaatataaccaAATAACAGGATTGAATTTATCAAATTATCTATTAGTACCAGATGAAATAagacataaatatacaaaaacgTACTTATTTCAAATATCAAAAAGGTTACTTGTAATGAAAAAACCATGGAGATTACCGAAAAATGTAGAattacaaattaataatgtaTACCATTTGTCTAATTACATAAAAGTATTAGAAAGAATTTCAAgtgaatatttaaatgatcctccaataaattattattttagaggattagaattatataataaaaatgtatttgcaaatatagattatttattaaaaaaagtagatattaaaaaaaatccaaaaaatgtacaatatacaaatttaataaaagtgAATGAATGTTATTATGATTTAAGTACATTTGGAAAATCTCAGAATACCATATTTTATCAATCCTATGTCATATGGGATATACATGGTAGTAGTTTAACATTAGAACAAGAATATGATAGTCTATTTGATTCTCAAATTATGGATTATAATTTTGGAGAAAAGGAATATCcgaatttaaaatatattttaagtatcTGTAGTTCTATCTTATTTTggttaaattttaataagaaGGATAATTTTgcaattataaattatcataGAAGCAGCTCtttcattttgttaattttttcatgtgTCATGTTAGTCCTTGATAACTCATTATCATTTGATCAAATTCAAGAAATTTTGTACAAAtcatcaaaaataaataatagtgACAAGGAGAATGAAGAGGACAACATGAAGAACACAGATATTTCTTCCAACTACTTTGGGAATGAATATCAAAATTATTCGAATAACGAAAATTCAGATACCATGTTTAATATGTTGTGTAAGAAAAGCGGTGAGAGGGGTCTCTGCGGAATAAGTGGAAATACTAGTAGTTCAAAAATTcctaacaataaaaaatatagaaataatgaTGACGAGAATAACTGCTTTTCAAATGTTGTTTACACTAATAAGAGGGAAGTTTCTGATTCTGGTCATATTTACCGTTTTAACAATTTCATTAACTTGGATGATTCTAATTTTATGgacaatttaaataaaaaggacaatattttttcaaaaaaggaGTATGATAAAGATGATATTGATCTCTGCAATAAAATGCAAAACCATACGTTAAATTTAGGAAGTAAAAGTGGAATGTATGATAACGAATTAGATAAttccaaaaataaaaagagaacaaaattttcaaattctTGGGGTTTTGGGTTGACAAATAGAGAAACATGTAAAAAtgagaataaaattaaagatcATCATTTCTGGATTCCTTTTGATTATTGGAAATCATCTCATAAGagatactttttttatatgtatgaattaattaaaaataaaaacaaaaaaattgaaaatattccATTTAAGTTAAAAAGCATTATTTTTAGTGACTATGTGGTATGCTCAGTTTCAGTAGAAgtttatgaaataatatataaagacAATAAGGATTTGAATTTGGATCTTTCGTCAGAATACGAAACTGATAAAAGTAGCGAGATACCAACGGAAGAATGTCCAATGGATCGAGGTATAAACGAGGGATATTCTGTTGAGGGGGAAGGAGAAGGAGAAGAGAAAGAAGTGGAGGAGGAAAGAAAACAACAAAGAATACATCAACAACTACTACAAAGACAAAGATGTACTTCATATGGAGAAAAAGAATCAAGGCAGAAAATGTCACCATTAGACGATATTTTAATGGATTTTGGAGACACTTATACTCATTGCATTAATGAAGTGCGTGAGGAAGAAGATAAGGACAGATgttttaatagaaaaatatccAATGAAAAAGGCgttataaataatagaaaacatttttacattGATAATAATGCGATGTATTCTAAAATTATCAGTTGTCGCAACTCCCAATCAGAACAAGAGGAACCaagtaatttaaatattttgaacCATGCACCTAGTACCCATGATGATGATGTATCATTCttggaaaataataaaagaaatggtaaaaaacagaacattaataaattaagagataaaaattattatcgaACAACCAAAAgggtaaaaaataaaatttcaagAGCATCATCtgtttataatttaagtAACTGTTCAGAtacatataatgaaaatatagaaatagaATCATTACATTCATTTAGTGTTAATTcagatataaattataaaaaaaatttagaagaaaacaaaaaagtatCAAATCAACATGCTCATACTACCTCTGGCAGTTCTAATCATAGTTTTAATTTAAGACATAAAATGAAGCAATTTGTTACTACATTTTCACCTAGATCCTTTTACTCAAATTCATCTGTTAAATCGAATTCATTAGTAGAGCATACacgaaaacataaaaatgagGATATTCAATGCGGTAGAACTGTACAAAGGGGTGAGAAAAAAGGtgatatgttttttaatagaaaaacaaaaactgtggattataatgaaaacaaaGATAGCGCTTACGTTGCAGATAGGTGTATGTCTAGCCATAAGATGAAGAATATTAGAGAAATGtcaaaaaaggaagaagaaggacgggaggaggaggaggaagaaaaagaagaaatatcaGTCGGAGAATTAGgaaacaagaaaaataatcaaaaaaaagaagaaaaaaagtacaattttttaagtaaaaataggaataaaagtaaaaaaaaagcagaaaataaaacaaaagctTCTTCACCTGCTAAATCTggttatgaatattttttaaaatgtaataatttaagttataatattatatcatcctatgaaaaaaataagaaaaaatatgtaacaaTTGATTTCACCCATGATGCAGAAGGAAATACAAAAGAGCATATAATAAGTGgtgatattttaatattaattggtcataaaaatatagaaaaatttcataaagGATTTTCTAGTTCTTACTCATTTCACTCAGGATTCTTAAGAAAAGCTACTTCagaaattatacatataagaaAAGATGATATGGATATAAATAGTAACTATGAATGTTATATTCCAGATAGTATGAAATTATCCATAGTTTTAGACTCAGCAACAAAGAATGAATGTATGaaagcatataaaaaaagtttaaaaatgaacaacaAAATTGAAGATTTGAAAGAGTTAAAAatgtttgaaaaaaaaaaactgctTTCATCAAATGGCGCAGAAAATGGTATTTTCAATTTCTGTGAAAATGAATGTGAATACTCCGCATCTGATGGGAAAAACCATCTTTGGAGAAAAATAGATTCtgtggaaaaaatgaaaaggaagaagaTGGAAATACAAAAAGTTAAGGATGAAGATTACAAGGGTGGTAAGACCGAGTTCAAAAGGGAAGGGGGAAGAGGAGGaggggaagaaaaaaagggggTTGAAAAATGGcgcaataaaataatgaagaataaGGAAAACGAAGGAGAGAAGGAAGCGGAGGATGAGAAGGAaaagaataatgaaaaagaagaggaagaggaagaagagaATGAGggacaagaaaaaaaagaggggGAGGAAACACAGCAAATACGTCATCCGCACTCAGAAGGTCTACATCACAAAAGAACAGAAAAGAATGAACAACGACATAACGTggatattaataataacaaaaagatTGATTTTAActcaaaaattaattataatggATACTCATTATTTAGTGAAAAAGagtcaaaaataaaatataacacaataaatataactcAACTGTTAACGTCATTATTTGGTTTTAAACATAGGCAAgataaatattctttaatgaaaaaacaaaatatgggTCCTTTACTGCCAGTTAAAAGATCGTATTCAAATTTAATACCATTAAAAGATTATTTGCAAAGACAGTATGAAGTAATTACAAAGCCATCAGAAAGTTTGTATAACTTCGTCAAATATCATGTTCAAAAggttaatttttcattagtacattatttaaaaaatataacttatttatcaaatttaaaaatatatttttctctaaAAGTGTGTAATAATGATTTAAATAAgtcattaaattttattgtatctATATGGGGAGtcaaaatgttaaaaagaaaatgttgTACCAATTACAAAACagcattaaataaattttctcaATATGATAACcaatttaagaaaataaaaagtggGATCTATGATGTTAGTATAAAGTCTTCTTCCAATTCTACTAAACATGCAAATGTTTTAGAAAGTCTAAGCGAAATGGAGTGTTTGAGCCATACAAATGTTGAGAGCTACGAAAGAATAAATGATAGTATGAGTAATTACCCGGAAgatgtacataatttatgGAATGAAGCGCATAGTGTTGTGTATGAAGATGTGAACGTTAAGGAAATTAGTTCCTCGTTTAATTTGGAGGGGGGGGTTCTATCGAGCAGAGAGTGGGAAAAGGAGCTAAAGCAGTATAAGGTGCGTGAAATGGAAATAATTGAGAAAAGTGAAGTTGAGAGTAAGGTGAAAAGTGAGGCGAAAAGTGAGGCGAAAAATGAGGAGAAAAATAAGGAGAAAAGTGAAAAACAACATgattatataaacaataaGGATTCTTCTgaaattattacaaatatagACGGAATAAAAATTACCAAATTAGAAATTAACAAGGACTATCATAAACTGAGAAAGGATGGCAgtactgaaaaaaaaaaagcgaatTATGTGGTAAAGAgtgaaatggaaaaatacgACGAgcataaagaagaaaaaatagaaaatattggAAATTTGATAGATGACAAAAGCAAGATTAACacagaattaaaaatagaggatcaaattagtaataataatgaagtattaaaaaaaattgaggaaagtaaatttttttacgcAAAATTACCAAGTGGAGAATTAATTAAACTAAAAGTAAAGGATACCATTGATTTAAGTACGCATGATAGTAtgccattattatttattgaatCAATTGAAGATTCGGAACAACTCGCGCGTGCGTTGACTGTAAAGTTAAGTGAAGAtttcaataaaaatgaaaatatgatCAGTATGAAACATAAAGGACATGAAGATTGCTTAATTAATGATTTAGAAAAACTGTATGATCAAACaagaaatcaaaaaaaaaatagcatagATACAACATTAAGTATTGAAAGTGAGAGTTCCACTAGTTTTAAGTATTCTACTTCTTTCGTAGATTCTTTCGCAACTTCTGCCATAAAATTTAAGGAAAAAGAGGTACAAAAAGAGGAATTAACTAAAGCAGATAATGTTGTGTCGGGTGCAAATACACCGACAAACGTAAGTGTAAATGTTGGTAATTGGATTGAGCTAAATAAAATTGATGCCAATAAGGAAGAGGCGGGTATAATGGAGGCAAAACTGATTGAAGTAAAACTTGCTGAGGGGAGTATGATGGAGGAGAAACAGATTGAAGTTAAAGAAGCTAAGGGAACCTTAATGGAGCATAAACGGATTGAGGTGAAACCTACTGAGGGGAGTATGGTGGAGGATAAAAGGAATGAatctaaaaaattagaagGAAGTATAGTGGAGCATAAACGTATTGAAACGAATCATGCTGAGGGTAGTGAATGCAAACAGATTAGCgataaacaaacaaaatcTAATAACGTAGAGGCAATGCTTAAGAaaacaaaggaaaaaagaccACCACCACCACTACCTGCTTCACTACAAAAAATATCAGTACCAAAAGCGAAAATTCAGAGCACGCCTGTTGatagtgaaaaaaaagatggtAATAACGAACTAGGGATATCGAAAaaatgtggaaaaaaaatgccTGCTCCTCCTCCGCTACCTGCATTacatttaagtaaaaataagatGGGAACAAAATGCAAAGgtgctttaaaaaaatgtcccataaaattttctttaaaaggTTCAGGAAAAATACAAGAAAAAAGACCTCTGGGAATCAAGCTGCATTGGCAATTATTACCTTCTCACAAAATTGAAGGAACAGTTTTttacgaaataaaaaatgaagaaacaaAATACAACTTAATTAATACAAAAGCGGTGCATAAGTTATTTGCTCGGGTtaaagcagaaaaaaaaatagtaaaaagaAGTActgaagataaaaaaaaaaataatgaagaaaaattaataacagTTCTAGATAGAACTAGAGCTCAAAACATTGGAATATTATTAAGATTTCCCATTAGTACTCAAGAAATTGCTAATAagataaatacatttaaccTTGAAAATATGAGTATAGATTTCTTACAAAAAGTGCTACATATATTACCAACAAAAGAAGAAGGTGAGAGcattatacaaaaattagaaattgaaaatattaaagaagaGAAATTTAGGGATGTTGAAAGAAAATTGATCCCTTTTGTTTATTTAGATAGATGTCAGTGTAAAATTGAAATCTGCTTATTTTCTTtgaaatatgataaaatgattaatgaaataattaaagaCTTAGATATTTATGATAAAGCTGTAAAGGAAGTAAGATCAAGTGTGCGATTAAGAGCTTTATTAAATGCAGTGTTGAAATGGGGGAATTATGTTAACTATGGTGTTAGTGAAAATGAGGATTTGGTTGCATTAGGTTTTACTTTATCCTCTGTTTTAAAACTAACTGAATTTAAATCTTCTTTAGATAGTTCCATAACCTCATTGCATTATATTACTGTtagtttatgtatgtacttaccagaattaaatataaattgtttAGAAAACGATTTAGGTTCTGTTTTAATTGCATCTAAAATGTCATCAGAAGCTGTTGATATTCTTTTAATGTCATtagataaagaaataaattatattaaagtaCAATTAAAGTCTAGTTATGAAGAAATgtttaaggaaaaaatgaaggcTATTTTGGAGGATAGTGAATCGAAATATcttaatattcaaaaaagatatgaagaaacaaaaaaagctGTACATCTACTGGGAATATACTTAGGGGAAGATAttccaaaaaataataatctagaaaacatttttattatattatcatctattgttgaaaattttacaaaatgttataaaGACATTTTGTTAAATCCGAAAAAGTTTTCCATAATGTTAAATGATCAAAATATGTTAGAtcaatataataacatatttattaaaaaaaaaaacaaaacatccAACATTTCTAAAAATTGCAATACGACGAATAAATCAGCtataacaaatgaaaaatttttaataaaggaACAATCACAAGTTAAAGCAAAGGTTAGTAAATCACTTAGTTTTAGCAAtgttaaaaacaataataataatagcaaaagCAAGTTTTTTCAACTTAGAACTCAATTATTACACGACATACAAAATAGATCTcttcaaaaaaatactacTTCAACTACTTCAAATTCTAGGACTAGCGAAAATGAACAGCCAATTAATCAATTAAGTAGTAAAAATGCATTAATaacattcataaaaaataaggggGAACTAATGTTCTCAGAAAACAGCAAACATTTGATAGAATCATTTACCGAAAATGGAACCGGAGGAGGCGGAAGACAAGTAGAAAACATATCTGCTAAATTAAGAGAAGAAAAGTTTTTTGatgaaattaatgaaaatgcaACTATTGGGGGAAAATTGGGTGAAAGTGTAATTGTTGGAAACGAGGGAAGTTGTGACATAAATACGGGTATTAAAACTGAAGGGGGTGTAATAAAgggtaaaaatattaatgacaATATAAACGTGGGTGATAAAATTAGTagtaatgaaaaaacaaataacaaATTCGTTGATGGCACAAATGGAAGCATGAGAACTAGTGattaa